In Amycolatopsis sp. EV170708-02-1, the following are encoded in one genomic region:
- a CDS encoding MarP family serine protease: MNWVDVLVILLALLAGVSGAFQGVIIALPSLVGVVLGALAGIKIAPLIVELFQHPAAKVAFAVATVVFLVALGETLGVWAGRKLRQKINPDKLSGVDKTLGAVVQAAVVFVVAWLIATPLTAVSGVPGLAKSINSSVVLGGVNDVMPEAAQGFPSELRKLLDASGFPSIVDPFQKPNVEDTSPPDTALQASAIVKQVHRSVVKIRGNATSCSRALEGSGFVVAPQRVMTNAHVVAGTDEVAIESTSGKFPARVVYFDPEADVAVLAVPRLQAPVLPFTPRVARAGDNAIVLGYPLDGPYTATPARVRGRINLRGPDIYESNTVQRDVFTVRGQVRSGNSGGPMINPDGEVIGVVFGAAVEDPETGFTLTSEQVRPVVETAPALSANTSTGPCAN; encoded by the coding sequence GTGAACTGGGTCGACGTACTGGTGATCCTGCTCGCGCTGCTGGCGGGCGTGTCCGGCGCGTTCCAGGGGGTGATCATCGCCCTCCCCTCGCTGGTCGGGGTGGTGCTCGGCGCGCTCGCGGGGATCAAGATCGCGCCGCTGATCGTGGAACTCTTCCAGCACCCGGCGGCGAAGGTCGCCTTCGCGGTGGCGACCGTGGTGTTCCTGGTCGCGCTCGGCGAGACCCTCGGGGTCTGGGCAGGTCGCAAGCTGAGGCAGAAGATCAACCCGGACAAGCTTTCCGGCGTCGACAAGACGCTGGGCGCGGTGGTGCAGGCCGCCGTGGTGTTCGTGGTCGCGTGGCTGATCGCGACACCGCTCACCGCCGTCTCGGGGGTGCCGGGGCTGGCGAAGTCGATCAACAGCTCGGTCGTGCTCGGCGGCGTCAACGACGTCATGCCCGAAGCGGCGCAAGGCTTCCCGAGCGAACTGCGCAAACTGCTGGACGCCTCCGGCTTCCCGTCCATTGTGGACCCGTTCCAGAAGCCGAACGTCGAGGACACCAGCCCGCCGGACACCGCGCTGCAGGCGAGCGCGATCGTCAAACAGGTGCACCGCAGTGTGGTGAAGATCCGAGGCAACGCGACCTCGTGTTCGCGGGCGCTGGAGGGCAGCGGATTCGTCGTCGCGCCGCAGCGGGTGATGACGAACGCGCACGTGGTCGCGGGCACCGACGAGGTCGCCATCGAGTCGACCTCGGGCAAATTCCCGGCCAGGGTCGTCTACTTCGACCCGGAGGCCGACGTGGCCGTGCTCGCGGTGCCCCGGCTGCAGGCGCCGGTGCTCCCGTTCACGCCGCGGGTGGCGCGGGCCGGCGACAACGCGATCGTGCTCGGGTACCCGCTCGACGGCCCGTACACGGCGACGCCCGCCAGAGTGCGCGGCCGGATCAACCTGCGCGGGCCGGACATCTACGAGTCCAACACCGTGCAGCGTGACGTGTTCACCGTGCGCGGGCAGGTCCGCAGCGGGAACTCGGGCGGGCCGATGATCAATCCCGATGGCGAGGTCATCGGCGTCGTGTTCGGTGCGGCCGTCGAGGATCCGGAGACCGGCTTCACGCTGACTTCGGAACAGGTGCGGCCGGTGGTGGAGACGGCTCCGGCGCTGAGCGCGAACACGTCGACCGGGCCCTGCGCCAACTAG